Proteins encoded within one genomic window of Nilaparvata lugens isolate BPH chromosome 11, ASM1435652v1, whole genome shotgun sequence:
- the LOC111062815 gene encoding uncharacterized protein LOC111062815 — protein sequence MGWITQTVFVVVSLAAAAWSREVPTAAQSAAVAGAAAQGSPLRVSSDLLDQDSPHQATRGAKRELGDVAYHHGGHHKHATSYQHFVLHSYHPKKVIYHKKHGHHHDAPPSYQPVPHHPIAPPHHSPVPVYDEGITVDDESYPAY from the exons ACGGTGTTCGTCGTAGTTAGCCTGGCGGCCGCCGCTTGGAGCCGTGAAGTGCCGACAGCAGCACAGTCGGCCGCGGTGGCAGGAGCCGCAGCCCAGGGATCGCCTCTGCGTGTCAGCTCAGATCTACTCGACCAGGACAGTCCACACCAGGCGACGCGAGGCGCCAAACGGGAGTTGGGAGACGTCGCTTATCACCATGGGGGTCATCACAAGCATGCCACCTCCTACCAGCACTTTGTGCTGCACAGCTATCATCCCAAGAAG GTGATCTACCACAAGAAACATGGTCACCATCATGATGCTCCCCCCTCCTACCAACCTGTCCCCCATCACCCCATTGCTCCTCCCCACCACAGTCCAGTGCCTGTCTATGATGAAGGAATCACCGTTGATGATGAGTCATATCCAGCCTACTAG